CTCGTGACAGGTGAAACGTGagaagtgacaacgtgaatcctccGGCCTGAAAGATTTCAATATTATGAAAAATCTTCCAACGGTTTTTCATTTCGCTGGAAAAACTATGGGGCATGCCGATTATCGTCGGTGTCAAAGGTTTTTCAGAAGATCAGAATCCTCATTCTTTCTCACAGTGGAGTCTCATGTTGGTCTCATCTTGATTTGTTGACTTCTTTCTGTCGATTTCTGCTCTTTCTGGTGAAAACAACATAACACCTGAAGAGAAGAGAATGTGAAAGAAGTATGTCAAGTCCGATTGAGTCAAGGCCGTTCTGACTTGTCTGTTTACAGCACGGTTTCCACTCTGTAGGGAGGCATGGCGCGAATTCAACCGATACTAATGACAGCGTTTAACTATTGGTCGAAGTGCAACGCGATGCCATGCTTTGCCTTCAGCAAGTGGAAGGAACGGCTCTGGTAAAGGTTCCCTGTGCAATGCCGTTGATTGGAATCGAATCGAAACAAAATCTTTCAGAGAATCTGCTTGAATCAATCTTTATCATCTCAAAAGGTTTGAAGCACAGTCCACCTACCCTATCACGAAAAGACTCAAGAGGCAGAATCCAGCACCCACAAGGAAGACGAAACCAGTCATGAAGCGCGCGGTCCTTTGGTAGATGCTGTTCATCATCAAGGCACTGACCGCGTAGCAAAATGCACCAACAGCCGAGAATGCTGACAACACTCGACCTGTGGTCAAAGAGAAAAAAGAACAAGCCAGTTAATCTTGAGAACACTAAAGAATTGACTCATTTGTAGGAAAGTACCTGACATGTTACTTGACGGGAATGGCAAATGTTGCGAAACTATTTCTGCCCATCAGGGATGAGAACAAAAGAACCTGATTCCGTCGACGTTTGGATGTCAGGCTACTTGTAGAATAGGGAATGATGTCTCGACCTGCTGACAAGCCTGCAACTAAGACGCACAGCGGTACTGCTTCTTGTTAGTTACCTTGCTCGTCCTCCCTAAACAGCTTCGAAGCACATGTCCTCAACATCGGCGACGGCAGCACCACGAAGATCCCCGCGAGAGGAACTGGAGAGATACAAGCAGAGTCATTACTAGGACACTTAAGAGCGAAGCTTTAGCAAGGGTGTATAAACTAAAGAGCAAAGCTTTAGGTAAGGCGTATAAACTACAGAACCAAGCTTTAGCATGGGTTTAACGAAATATATTTAGCAAAGCATTTACAAAAGTGTGTGCGAAATGTCTGTATTGTTAAGCAAAGCATTAGCAGGGTAGTAGAGAAGGGAGTCCGACAATTCCTCAGCATGGGTGTAAATAAGAAAGTTGGTAAATCATGAGTAAAGTGAGAAGGAAATGTTTCTCGTTTGTTTCTTACCTACAATCATCCAGTAAAACGAGTCAGCAAATGCGTTCACCAGGACGCTTGCCAGGGTAGAAACGATCCCAATGGCGGCTATTCCGATCTCCTCCACCTTGCATCGGGTTAACAGTTCATAACCAAGGATACTGGCTATCTCCATTAGTCCAATGCTCATGCCAGTAAAGATACCAATACCAACAGTGCCCCAGCACAAGGGTGGTCCCATTACAAAAAGGATTTGAATGGCACTGTAAGACTGGATGGTCAAGTTAAGAACAAGAAAGGCGGTGACGAGAAGGCCTATCTTGACGTGTCGACCATCTTCTTTATCGGAGAATGACAACCATGTCGATCGAAGGTGTTCGCCAATGTTTAATTTTggcttgtttttgttttgaacgATGGTCTCTGGGACAAAGAATATGACATATATCAAGTTCAAAAATAGAACTCCGGCCAGGATGATGTATGTATAGAAATATCCAAGACTCCGTATTGAGTAACCTAATCCTACTTGAGAACAGCCAGTGCCAAAAGTCATGACAACCTCAACAATCGTCATCCTAATGCCGAGCTTTTCTGGCGGTGTAATGTCAGCAAGATACGCATAGACACCCATCACTAACGTGTAGAATCCTCCTCCAAATGGTTCAATGGCTGAAGCCACAAGCAACACGTACAGAGGAAGGTTGTAATATATCACCAAAGAGGTGATGGTAAACTTTATGGCTGCAAAGATGCTTGGTAGCAGCAGTATCTGTCGCCTCCCAGCGATATCTGAGTAGGCCCCGTATATGAGGGTGGTCACCATAGTTATGAGGGTAGGCAGAGCCAGGTAGATCTGCCACACGGACGTGTCCGCTACCACGGAAGCCTCAGCCACGACAAGCGGATCAGAGTTGTTCGATCCCGCGCAATTACTGATGTTCCAACCTGTGGTTCCATTATTCTGCAGGATCGGGTAAAGATGAGTTAACCTGGAGCGTATGTACTGCTCAAGAAGAGTATCATTTGAAAAGATTGCGAGACAGAACAGGAATATCACTGGTTCGATTATGACTTTCCTACTCGGGACAATGATGGTGGGCTCACCAGGTTGGAGGAAGTCCTCGTCCGTGGTGGATTCTTCAGCAGTGAGTCCATGGGGGTTTTGGTTCAAGTCAGCTTCGTCTTTATTGATGAGCAGTGGCGCCTGGTCACCTCTCTTGTCAGCCATCTTGCAAACACAAAATTATTTCTCTCAGTATCCAAGCAGAATTTACATCGGCACGTGACTTTGAATTACTCCTTTTTCGAAAGTAAATTCCAAAAGTGACATGAAACCGGATTTGTCCAAGACTATGTGTCCACAGTGAATCAGCCCATTGTCACATCCAGTGAAGTAATCATCAGGTCATCATCAGGT
Above is a window of Lineus longissimus chromosome 3, tnLinLong1.2, whole genome shotgun sequence DNA encoding:
- the LOC135485139 gene encoding lysosomal proton-coupled steroid conjugate and bile acid symporter SLC46A3-like; the encoded protein is MADKRGDQAPLLINKDEADLNQNPHGLTAEESTTDEDFLQPGEPTIIVPSRKVIIEPVIFLFCLAIFSNDTLLEQYIRSRLTHLYPILQNNGTTGWNISNCAGSNNSDPLVVAEASVVADTSVWQIYLALPTLITMVTTLIYGAYSDIAGRRQILLLPSIFAAIKFTITSLVIYYNLPLYVLLVASAIEPFGGGFYTLVMGVYAYLADITPPEKLGIRMTIVEVVMTFGTGCSQVGLGYSIRSLGYFYTYIILAGVLFLNLIYVIFFVPETIVQNKNKPKLNIGEHLRSTWLSFSDKEDGRHVKIGLLVTAFLVLNLTIQSYSAIQILFVMGPPLCWGTVGIGIFTGMSIGLMEIASILGYELLTRCKVEEIGIAAIGIVSTLASVLVNAFADSFYWMIVVPLAGIFVVLPSPMLRTCASKLFREDEQGRVLSAFSAVGAFCYAVSALMMNSIYQRTARFMTGFVFLVGAGFCLLSLFVIGCYVVFTRKSRNRQKEVNKSR